The Streptomyces sp. NBC_01268 genome window below encodes:
- a CDS encoding ABC transporter ATP-binding protein, which yields MTDKNTGGDVRLSGISKSYGSFHAVRPLDLTIPQGSFFALLGASGCGKTTTLRMIAGLEDPTTGTVFLGDRDVTDLPPYKRPVNTVFQSYALFPHMNIFENIAFGLRRRGVKSVKPQVDEMIDLVQLGEHAHKKPHQLSGGQQQRVAVARALINHPQVLLLDEPLGALDLKLRRQMQLELKRIQTEVGITFVHVTHDQEEAMTMADQVAVMNGGRVEQLGAPADLYENPQTTFVANFLGTSNLIEAEVAETGGADVLATAGGSKLRVPGERCTDAVRTGGKVLVGVRPEKISIAHADDEGSIPDGRNRVTGRIVDSSFIGVSTQFVVNSPAGAELQVYEQNIERDARLVPGAEVVLHWNPAHTFGLDAAQDIDAGVETVEDAA from the coding sequence ATGACTGACAAGAACACCGGCGGCGACGTCCGTCTCTCCGGCATCAGCAAGTCCTACGGCTCCTTCCACGCCGTCCGCCCGCTCGACCTGACGATCCCGCAGGGCTCGTTCTTCGCCCTCCTCGGCGCCTCGGGCTGCGGCAAGACCACCACGCTGCGCATGATCGCCGGCCTGGAGGACCCGACGACGGGCACCGTCTTCCTCGGCGACCGGGACGTCACCGACCTCCCGCCGTACAAGCGCCCCGTGAACACGGTCTTCCAGTCGTACGCGCTCTTCCCGCACATGAACATCTTCGAGAACATCGCCTTCGGCCTGCGCCGGCGCGGCGTCAAGTCGGTGAAGCCGCAGGTCGACGAGATGATCGACCTCGTACAGCTCGGCGAGCACGCCCACAAGAAGCCGCACCAGCTCTCCGGCGGCCAGCAGCAGCGCGTCGCCGTGGCCCGCGCGCTCATCAACCACCCGCAGGTCCTCCTGCTCGACGAGCCGCTGGGCGCGCTCGACCTCAAGCTGCGCCGCCAGATGCAGCTGGAACTGAAGCGCATCCAGACCGAGGTCGGCATCACCTTCGTGCACGTCACCCACGACCAGGAGGAGGCCATGACCATGGCCGACCAGGTCGCGGTGATGAACGGCGGCCGGGTCGAGCAGCTCGGCGCCCCCGCCGACCTGTACGAGAACCCGCAGACGACCTTCGTCGCCAACTTCCTCGGCACCTCCAACCTCATCGAGGCCGAGGTCGCCGAGACGGGCGGCGCCGACGTCCTCGCCACGGCCGGCGGCAGCAAGCTGCGCGTGCCCGGCGAGCGCTGTACGGACGCCGTCCGCACGGGCGGCAAGGTGCTGGTCGGCGTGCGCCCGGAGAAGATCTCGATCGCCCACGCCGACGACGAGGGCTCCATCCCCGACGGCCGTAACCGGGTCACCGGCCGGATCGTCGACTCCTCCTTCATCGGCGTCTCCACCCAGTTCGTGGTGAACTCGCCGGCCGGCGCGGAGCTCCAGGTGTACGAGCAGAACATCGAGCGGGACGCGCGCCTGGTCCCCGGCGCCGAGGTCGTCCTGCACTGGAACCCGGCCCACACCTTCGGCCTCGACGCGGCCCAGGACATCGACGCCGGCGTGGAGACGGTGGAGGACGCCGCATGA
- a CDS encoding ABC transporter substrate-binding protein, protein MEQYQPDTLSAAQIAAMRRTLTSGRGALTRRSVLRAGGVGALTVGGIAGLSACGIPPAKREGQGPASTDVSAREKTVSFSNWTEYMDVSEDEKSRPTLEAFAKRTGIKVKYTEDINDNVEFFGKIKPQLAAGQDTGRDLICVTDWLAARIIRLGWAQKLDASNLPTAYANLSAQFRRPDWDPGRAYSYPWTGISTVIAYNSKATGGKKVDSVSQLLDDPSLKGRVGFLTEMRDSVGMTLLDMGKDPGKFTDADYDAAVGRLQKGVDKKQIRRFTGNDYTSDLDKGDLAACLAWAGDIIQLQADNPDIKFAIPSAGYITSSDNLLVPAQSRHKTNAEKLIDYYYELPVAAQLAAYINYVCPVDGVKDELAKIDPELANNTLIVPDKAMARKSHAFRSLSSAEETAYEEKFAKLIGA, encoded by the coding sequence ATGGAGCAGTACCAGCCCGACACTCTGTCCGCGGCGCAGATCGCGGCGATGCGGCGCACTCTCACGAGCGGCCGGGGCGCGCTCACCCGCCGTTCGGTGCTACGGGCGGGGGGCGTCGGCGCGCTCACGGTCGGCGGGATCGCCGGCCTGAGCGCGTGCGGCATCCCGCCGGCCAAGCGGGAGGGGCAGGGCCCGGCGTCCACGGACGTCTCGGCCAGGGAGAAGACCGTGAGCTTCTCCAACTGGACCGAGTACATGGACGTCAGCGAGGACGAGAAGAGCCGGCCCACCCTGGAGGCGTTCGCCAAGCGGACCGGCATCAAGGTCAAGTACACCGAGGACATCAACGACAACGTCGAGTTCTTCGGCAAGATCAAGCCGCAGCTCGCGGCCGGCCAGGACACCGGCCGCGACCTGATCTGCGTCACCGACTGGCTGGCCGCCCGCATCATCCGCCTCGGCTGGGCGCAGAAGCTGGACGCGTCGAACCTCCCCACGGCGTACGCCAACCTCTCCGCGCAGTTCCGCCGCCCCGACTGGGACCCGGGCCGGGCCTACTCGTACCCCTGGACGGGCATCTCCACCGTCATCGCCTACAACTCCAAGGCGACCGGCGGCAAGAAGGTCGACTCCGTCAGCCAGCTGCTCGACGACCCCTCGCTCAAGGGCCGGGTCGGCTTCCTCACCGAGATGCGCGACTCGGTCGGCATGACCCTGCTCGACATGGGCAAGGACCCCGGGAAGTTCACCGACGCGGACTACGACGCGGCCGTCGGACGCCTCCAGAAGGGCGTCGACAAGAAGCAGATCCGCCGCTTCACCGGCAACGACTACACCTCCGACCTCGACAAGGGCGACCTGGCGGCCTGCCTCGCCTGGGCCGGTGACATCATCCAGCTCCAGGCGGACAACCCGGACATCAAGTTCGCGATCCCCTCGGCCGGCTACATCACCTCCAGCGACAACCTCCTGGTCCCCGCCCAGTCCCGGCACAAGACCAACGCCGAGAAGCTCATCGACTACTACTACGAGCTTCCGGTGGCCGCGCAGCTCGCCGCGTACATCAACTACGTCTGCCCGGTCGACGGGGTGAAGGACGAACTCGCCAAGATCGACCCCGAGCTGGCGAACAACACGCTGATCGTCCCCGACAAGGCGATGGCCCGGAAGTCGCACGCCTTCCGCTCGCTGAGCAGCGCGGAGGAGACGGCGTACGAGGAGAAGTTCGCCAAGCTCATCGGTGCCTGA
- a CDS encoding NADAR family protein → MKDLEWLIDQVRRGEKVKWLHFWGHRPRPDGALSASCLSQWWPSPFVVDDVRYATAEHWMMAEKARLFGDPEAEAKALSARTPAEAKKAGRLVRGFDEDVWVRERAEIVTRGSVHKFAADEALRAFLLGTGSRVLVEASPMDRVWGIGLAADDPKATAPERWRGLNLLGFALMEARDRLR, encoded by the coding sequence ATGAAGGATCTTGAATGGCTGATTGACCAGGTCAGACGGGGTGAGAAGGTCAAGTGGCTGCATTTCTGGGGCCACCGTCCGCGGCCCGACGGCGCGCTCTCGGCAAGCTGTCTGAGCCAGTGGTGGCCGTCACCGTTCGTGGTGGACGACGTGCGGTATGCGACCGCGGAGCACTGGATGATGGCCGAGAAGGCGCGGCTGTTCGGCGACCCGGAGGCCGAGGCGAAGGCCCTGTCGGCGCGGACCCCGGCGGAGGCCAAGAAGGCCGGCCGCCTGGTCCGCGGCTTCGACGAGGACGTCTGGGTGCGGGAGCGCGCCGAGATCGTCACGCGGGGCAGCGTCCACAAGTTCGCCGCGGACGAGGCCCTGCGGGCGTTCCTGCTGGGGACGGGCTCGCGCGTCCTGGTGGAGGCGAGCCCGATGGACCGCGTCTGGGGCATCGGCCTGGCGGCGGACGACCCGAAGGCGACGGCCCCGGAGCGCTGGCGCGGCCTGAACCTCCTGGGCTTCGCGCTGATGGAGGCGCGGGACCGGCTGCGGTGA
- a CDS encoding serine hydrolase domain-containing protein → MKSTTRTLLAAALVLGVAAGPAVLPAGAAPVSATARTASAGAPVDPATGTALAAAIAGLPSKDATAALVRVGGTEGVWQGASGVRDLRSGRAAEAGARFRAGSVTKVFTAAVALQLAGEGRIDLDRTARSYLPELIPAAYGEVTVRQLLNHTHGIPAAELPGETVEEWYARRFVEYDPRDLVRSATAQPREFAPGGKQHYLNIGYTIAGLIIERVTGDSYEHQVSARVLRPLGLRDTYFPGASPRIEGRYNHGYQWMRLDDGTTGLRDVSVWGATDGWAAGDLISTTADLERFTKALFAGRVVRGPLLEEMFTLPKVADFRTGDPAAYSVGLSMKKLGGREVWGKTGGRWGYNTAIASTRHGERTLVYSVNATDAKGQDMNRTALGIMVSAYGLPSK, encoded by the coding sequence ATGAAGAGCACCACCCGCACGCTGCTGGCCGCCGCCCTCGTCCTGGGGGTCGCGGCGGGTCCGGCGGTCCTGCCGGCGGGCGCGGCCCCGGTGTCGGCGACGGCCCGGACCGCCTCCGCGGGTGCCCCGGTGGACCCGGCGACGGGCACCGCCCTGGCGGCGGCGATCGCCGGCCTCCCGTCGAAGGACGCGACGGCGGCGCTGGTCCGGGTCGGGGGCACGGAGGGCGTCTGGCAGGGCGCTTCGGGCGTGCGGGACCTGAGGTCCGGTCGCGCGGCCGAGGCGGGGGCCCGGTTCCGGGCGGGTTCGGTGACGAAGGTGTTCACGGCGGCGGTGGCGCTCCAACTGGCCGGCGAGGGCCGGATCGACCTGGACCGGACGGCCCGCTCGTACCTGCCGGAGCTGATCCCGGCGGCGTACGGCGAGGTGACGGTGCGCCAGCTGCTGAACCACACGCACGGCATCCCGGCGGCCGAGCTGCCGGGCGAGACGGTCGAGGAGTGGTACGCGCGCCGTTTCGTGGAGTACGACCCGCGCGACCTGGTCCGCTCGGCGACCGCGCAGCCGCGCGAGTTCGCTCCCGGTGGGAAGCAGCACTATCTGAACATCGGCTACACCATCGCCGGTCTGATCATCGAGCGCGTGACGGGCGACTCGTACGAGCACCAGGTGAGCGCGCGCGTGCTGCGGCCGCTGGGGCTGCGCGACACGTACTTCCCCGGTGCGAGCCCCCGGATCGAGGGCCGGTACAACCACGGCTACCAGTGGATGCGGCTGGACGACGGGACGACCGGGCTGCGGGACGTCTCCGTGTGGGGGGCGACGGACGGCTGGGCCGCCGGGGACCTGATCTCCACCACGGCGGACCTGGAGCGCTTCACGAAGGCCCTGTTCGCGGGCCGGGTGGTGCGCGGACCGCTCCTGGAGGAGATGTTCACGCTGCCGAAGGTGGCGGACTTCAGGACCGGTGACCCGGCCGCGTACTCCGTGGGTCTGTCGATGAAGAAGCTGGGCGGGCGCGAGGTGTGGGGCAAGACGGGTGGCCGCTGGGGGTACAACACCGCCATCGCCTCGACCCGCCACGGTGAGCGGACCCTGGTCTACAGCGTCAACGCGACGGACGCGAAGGGCCAGGACATGAACAGGACGGCACTGGGGATCATGGTGTCGGCGTACGGCCTGCCGTCGAAGTGA
- a CDS encoding response regulator transcription factor, which produces MTLRVVVADDQELVRSGFALILDVQEDIEVVAEVGDGAAAVETVRRLRPDVALLDIRMPRMDGIEACRVISAESECRTVILTTFDSDEYVYEALHAGASGFLLKDVRRDDLVHAVRVVAAGEALLAPSVARRLVEQYTSGTPRRADAPADARLDVLTGRERETLLLLARGLSNAEIAAELVVSDHTVKTHVGNVLAKLGLRDRIQAVICAYETGLVAAGPPPPRGGGVPR; this is translated from the coding sequence ATGACGCTGCGGGTGGTGGTCGCGGACGACCAGGAGCTGGTGCGCAGCGGGTTCGCGCTGATCCTGGACGTGCAGGAGGACATCGAGGTGGTCGCGGAGGTCGGCGACGGCGCCGCGGCGGTGGAGACGGTGCGGCGGCTGCGGCCCGACGTGGCGCTGCTGGACATCCGGATGCCCCGGATGGACGGCATCGAGGCGTGCCGGGTGATCAGCGCGGAGTCGGAGTGCCGGACGGTGATCCTGACGACCTTCGACTCGGACGAGTACGTGTACGAGGCGCTGCACGCGGGCGCGAGCGGCTTCCTGCTGAAGGACGTGCGCCGGGACGACCTGGTCCACGCGGTGCGGGTGGTCGCGGCGGGCGAGGCGCTGCTCGCGCCGTCGGTGGCGCGGCGGCTGGTGGAGCAGTACACCTCGGGCACCCCGCGCCGGGCGGACGCGCCGGCCGACGCGCGGCTGGACGTGCTGACGGGGCGGGAACGCGAGACGCTGCTGCTCCTGGCGCGGGGCCTGTCGAACGCGGAGATCGCGGCGGAGCTGGTGGTGAGCGACCACACGGTGAAGACGCACGTGGGGAACGTGCTGGCGAAGCTGGGTCTGCGGGACCGGATCCAGGCGGTGATCTGCGCGTACGAGACGGGGCTCGTGGCGGCGGGGCCCCCTCCCCCGCGCGGGGGAGGCGTGCCGAGGTGA
- a CDS encoding SAM-dependent methyltransferase encodes MNDRIRTDIAHNARVWNYWLGGKDNYPVDRAVGDQVTSFHPSIGAVARADRAFLGRAVTYLAAEAGVRQFLDIGTGLPTADNTHEVAQRVAPDSRVVYVDNDPIVLTHARALLTSAPQGVTEYVDADAHDPGTILAAAGRTLDLSRPVAVLMLGILNFVLDTDEARQIVRTVMAALPSGSHLVLTHPTFDAELGGEGNVAAMEFWNAHATPPITARGREDFASFLDGLELLEPGIVSCARWRAPEAVEVAQYGAVGRKP; translated from the coding sequence ATGAACGACAGGATCCGCACCGACATCGCGCACAACGCACGGGTGTGGAACTACTGGCTGGGCGGCAAGGACAACTACCCGGTGGACCGCGCGGTCGGCGACCAGGTCACGTCCTTCCACCCGAGCATCGGCGCGGTGGCGCGCGCGGACCGGGCGTTCCTGGGGCGGGCGGTCACGTACCTCGCGGCCGAGGCGGGGGTGCGCCAGTTCCTCGACATCGGCACGGGGCTGCCGACGGCCGACAACACCCACGAGGTCGCGCAGCGGGTGGCGCCGGACTCCCGCGTGGTCTACGTCGACAACGACCCGATCGTCCTGACCCACGCGCGGGCGCTCCTGACGAGCGCGCCGCAGGGGGTCACCGAGTACGTGGACGCCGACGCGCACGACCCGGGGACGATCCTGGCGGCGGCCGGCCGGACGCTGGACCTCTCGCGGCCGGTCGCGGTGCTGATGCTGGGCATCCTGAACTTCGTCCTGGACACGGACGAGGCCCGGCAGATCGTGCGGACGGTGATGGCGGCGCTGCCGTCCGGGAGTCATCTGGTGCTGACGCACCCGACGTTCGACGCGGAGCTGGGCGGCGAGGGGAACGTCGCGGCGATGGAGTTCTGGAACGCCCACGCGACCCCGCCGATCACGGCGCGCGGCCGGGAGGACTTCGCGTCGTTCCTGGACGGCCTGGAGCTGCTGGAGCCGGGCATCGTGTCGTGCGCGCGCTGGCGGGCGCCGGAGGCGGTCGAGGTGGCGCAGTACGGAGCGGTGGGCCGCAAGCCGTAA
- a CDS encoding DUF4190 domain-containing protein, with the protein MSENSEQPVDPWAPPNPDRVELGKPATPPVHDQNTVISMPGADVPPPPAAPGGAYGYPTPAPVPPATPSYGYPPASPYPSYGAGYAQPGWQQSPSNGMGTTAMVLGIIAVVGFCMYGLGIILGVLALIFGIIGMKKANRGEATNRGMALAGVILGSVGILVSAVFLAFMIWVIVESPESLDDSEDPFATSLSVDAGSR; encoded by the coding sequence ATGTCCGAAAACAGCGAACAGCCGGTGGACCCGTGGGCTCCGCCCAACCCGGACCGCGTCGAGCTGGGCAAGCCCGCGACGCCTCCGGTCCATGACCAGAACACCGTGATCTCGATGCCGGGCGCGGACGTCCCGCCGCCGCCGGCCGCCCCGGGCGGCGCCTACGGCTACCCGACGCCGGCCCCGGTGCCGCCGGCCACGCCGTCCTACGGCTACCCGCCGGCGTCGCCGTACCCGAGCTACGGCGCGGGGTACGCGCAGCCGGGCTGGCAGCAGTCCCCGTCCAACGGCATGGGGACGACGGCGATGGTGCTCGGCATCATCGCCGTGGTCGGCTTCTGCATGTACGGCCTGGGGATCATCCTGGGCGTCCTGGCGCTGATCTTCGGCATCATCGGCATGAAGAAGGCGAACCGGGGCGAGGCGACCAACCGGGGCATGGCCCTCGCGGGCGTCATCCTCGGGTCGGTCGGCATTCTGGTGAGCGCGGTGTTCCTGGCGTTCATGATCTGGGTCATCGTCGAGAGCCCGGAATCCCTGGACGACTCCGAGGACCCGTTCGCCACCTCGCTGAGCGTGGACGCCGGGTCCCGCTAG
- a CDS encoding sensor histidine kinase: MGIRGTRDARDGAGIREGRLGLREVRGIQELRAWAADHPWAVDTALALLVQAAMTMPFVVPRPPELEPATWPAYGLTTLSVLPLVWRRRAPLAVLLAMLAAGALYKLALEGPGQPLPYTGLVSVYTIAVLSPPWKRLVTVLLMLVAVPVSVWLNTQSARELTFSLFVFGAAYAFGRLTDARQRAHRVEAEQAAARERARIAREMHDILSHAVSLMIVQAEAGPLAVRRAPERAEAAFEAISETGRDAMRQLRGMLGVLRDEGGGPEAPREPQPGVDRLPELVDRVRGGGLDVRYGTDGTVRPLPAATGATVFRIVQEALTNVVRHAGATTVSVRLGYGRDEVEVRVTDDGRGPRPGGSGGHGLVGVRERAAAHGGTASAGPGPDGRGFELRAVLPLEVRG, translated from the coding sequence ATGGGCATACGGGGGACTCGGGATGCACGGGACGGGGCGGGGATCCGGGAGGGGCGGCTGGGGCTCCGGGAGGTCCGCGGGATCCAGGAGCTGAGGGCCTGGGCGGCGGACCACCCCTGGGCGGTCGACACGGCCCTGGCCCTGCTCGTGCAGGCGGCGATGACGATGCCCTTCGTCGTTCCGCGCCCGCCCGAACTGGAGCCGGCGACCTGGCCCGCGTACGGCCTGACGACGCTGAGCGTGCTGCCGCTGGTGTGGCGCCGCCGGGCGCCGCTGGCGGTGCTGCTCGCGATGCTGGCGGCCGGCGCGCTGTACAAGCTGGCGCTGGAGGGGCCGGGGCAGCCGCTGCCGTACACCGGCCTGGTGAGCGTCTACACGATCGCCGTGCTGTCGCCGCCGTGGAAGCGGCTGGTGACGGTGCTGCTGATGCTCGTCGCGGTGCCGGTGTCGGTCTGGCTCAACACCCAGTCGGCGCGCGAACTGACCTTCTCGCTCTTCGTGTTCGGCGCCGCGTACGCCTTCGGGCGGCTGACCGACGCCCGGCAGCGGGCCCACCGGGTGGAGGCGGAGCAGGCCGCCGCGCGGGAACGGGCGCGGATCGCCCGGGAGATGCACGACATCCTGTCGCACGCGGTGAGCCTGATGATCGTGCAGGCGGAGGCCGGCCCGCTGGCCGTGCGCCGGGCGCCCGAGCGGGCGGAGGCCGCGTTCGAGGCGATCTCCGAGACCGGGCGGGACGCGATGCGGCAACTGCGCGGGATGCTGGGCGTGCTGCGGGACGAGGGCGGCGGCCCGGAAGCGCCGCGGGAGCCGCAGCCGGGGGTCGACCGGCTGCCGGAGCTGGTCGATCGGGTTCGGGGCGGGGGCCTGGACGTGCGGTACGGGACGGACGGCACGGTGCGCCCGCTGCCGGCCGCGACCGGGGCGACCGTCTTCCGGATCGTGCAGGAGGCGCTGACGAACGTGGTCAGGCACGCGGGGGCCACGACGGTGTCGGTGCGCCTCGGCTACGGGAGGGACGAGGTGGAGGTCCGGGTGACGGACGACGGGCGCGGGCCGCGCCCCGGGGGTTCCGGCGGGCACGGTCTCGTCGGGGTCCGGGAGCGGGCGGCCGCCCACGGGGGGACGGCGTCGGCCGGCCCCGGCCCGGACGGGCGCGGTTTCGAGCTGCGGGCGGTGCTCCCGCTGGAGGTGCGGGGATGA
- a CDS encoding gamma-aminobutyraldehyde dehydrogenase, which translates to MGNRFQVSDRFADGAQYIGGRLCPGTSGQEHSVIDPATGESVYTYTLASVADVDDAVAAAKAAFPAWAAATPGERSEALHRFASVLAEQAEDIAVVESLQCGKPIKLTTEFDVPGTIDNTAFFAGAARHLQGQSAAEYDGDHTSYVRREPIGVVGSIAPWNYPLQMAAWKILPAVAAGNTIVLKPAELTPLTSLMFAQAATEAGIPDGVINIVNGAGRTVGEHLVGHPDVVMTSFTGSTPVGKRVAEIATATVKRLHLELGGKAPFVVFDDADLEAAAHGAVAASLINSGQDCTAATRAYVQRPLFDAFVARVAELMETVRLGDPFDPSTDLGPLISHVQRDRVAAFVERARGYATVVTGGEVPGGDLKDGAYYRPTLITGAAQDSEVVQSEIFGPVLVALPFDSDDEGIRLANDTPYGLAASAWSRDVYRANRATREIKAGCVWVNDHIPIISEMPHGGSKASGFGKDMSVYSFEEYTQIKHVMFDNTAVAAKDWHRTIFGDR; encoded by the coding sequence ATGGGCAACCGCTTCCAGGTGTCGGACCGTTTCGCGGACGGCGCGCAGTACATCGGGGGGCGGCTGTGCCCCGGAACCTCGGGGCAGGAGCACAGCGTCATCGACCCGGCCACCGGCGAGAGCGTGTACACGTACACGCTCGCCTCGGTGGCGGACGTCGACGACGCCGTCGCCGCCGCCAAGGCGGCCTTCCCCGCCTGGGCCGCCGCCACGCCGGGCGAGCGGTCGGAGGCCCTGCACCGGTTCGCGAGCGTGCTCGCCGAACAGGCGGAGGACATCGCGGTCGTCGAGTCGCTCCAGTGCGGCAAGCCCATCAAGCTGACCACCGAGTTCGACGTGCCCGGCACGATCGACAACACCGCCTTCTTCGCCGGTGCGGCCCGTCACCTCCAGGGCCAGTCCGCCGCCGAGTACGACGGTGACCACACCTCGTACGTACGGCGCGAGCCCATCGGCGTGGTCGGCTCCATCGCACCCTGGAACTACCCGCTCCAGATGGCCGCGTGGAAGATCCTCCCGGCCGTCGCCGCGGGCAACACGATCGTCCTCAAGCCCGCCGAGCTCACCCCGCTGACCTCGCTGATGTTCGCGCAGGCGGCGACCGAGGCCGGGATCCCCGACGGTGTCATCAACATCGTCAACGGCGCCGGACGCACCGTGGGCGAGCACCTGGTGGGCCACCCCGACGTGGTCATGACCTCCTTCACCGGCTCCACCCCGGTCGGCAAGCGGGTCGCCGAGATCGCCACCGCCACCGTCAAGCGCCTCCACCTGGAGCTCGGCGGCAAGGCCCCCTTCGTGGTCTTCGACGACGCCGACCTGGAGGCCGCCGCGCACGGCGCCGTCGCCGCCTCGCTCATCAACAGCGGACAGGACTGCACCGCCGCCACCCGCGCCTATGTGCAGCGGCCGCTCTTCGACGCCTTCGTGGCGCGGGTCGCCGAGCTCATGGAGACCGTGCGGCTGGGCGACCCGTTCGACCCGTCGACCGACCTCGGGCCGCTCATCAGCCACGTCCAGCGCGACCGCGTCGCCGCCTTCGTCGAGCGTGCCCGCGGCTACGCCACCGTCGTCACCGGCGGCGAAGTTCCCGGCGGCGACCTGAAGGACGGGGCGTACTATCGCCCCACCCTGATCACGGGAGCGGCGCAGGACAGCGAGGTCGTGCAGTCGGAGATCTTCGGCCCGGTCCTGGTGGCCCTGCCCTTCGACAGCGACGACGAGGGCATCCGCCTCGCCAACGACACCCCCTACGGGCTCGCCGCCTCCGCCTGGAGCCGCGACGTGTACCGGGCCAACCGGGCCACCCGCGAGATCAAGGCGGGCTGCGTGTGGGTCAACGACCACATCCCGATCATCAGCGAGATGCCCCACGGCGGCTCCAAGGCCTCCGGCTTCGGAAAGGACATGTCGGTGTACTCCTTCGAGGAGTACACGCAGATCAAGCACGTGATGTTCGACAACACGGCGGTCGCCGCGAAGGACTGGCACCGCACGATCTTCGGGGACCGATAG
- a CDS encoding glycerophosphodiester phosphodiesterase, with protein MDPVTVVGHRGDPYRVRENTVPSILSAIERGADAVEVDVRLTKDGVPVLLHDDTLKRLWKVERPLSSLTVAEVAEVTRGGVPTLREALIAAGAHRLMLDLPGGDAGSVRTIVGTVRESGAGERVSYCAGAVAMLQVRAADPAAEIALTWNTLVPPRRALLDAVRPRWLNYRFGLAGRELVERVHKDGLLVSAWTADTAWTMRKLIRDGVDSITTNRIDTLAGVLRKGRG; from the coding sequence ATGGACCCCGTCACTGTCGTAGGCCACCGCGGCGATCCCTACCGCGTCCGCGAGAACACCGTCCCCTCGATCCTGTCGGCGATCGAGCGGGGCGCGGACGCGGTGGAGGTCGACGTCCGGCTCACCAAGGACGGCGTCCCCGTCCTGCTCCACGACGACACCCTCAAGCGCCTCTGGAAGGTCGAGCGCCCGCTCTCCTCACTGACGGTCGCCGAGGTCGCGGAGGTCACCCGAGGGGGTGTGCCGACCCTGCGCGAGGCGCTGATCGCGGCCGGGGCGCACCGGCTGATGCTGGATCTGCCGGGTGGCGACGCGGGCTCGGTGCGCACGATCGTGGGCACCGTCCGCGAGTCCGGGGCGGGCGAGCGCGTCTCCTACTGCGCCGGGGCGGTCGCGATGCTCCAGGTGCGGGCGGCGGACCCGGCCGCGGAGATCGCGCTGACCTGGAACACGCTGGTCCCGCCGCGCCGCGCGCTGCTGGACGCGGTGCGCCCCCGGTGGCTCAACTACCGTTTCGGCCTTGCCGGTCGGGAGCTGGTGGAGCGGGTGCACAAGGACGGGCTGCTGGTCTCGGCCTGGACCGCGGACACCGCCTGGACGATGCGTAAGCTGATCCGCGACGGGGTGGACTCGATCACCACCAACCGGATCGACACGCTGGCCGGCGTGCTGCGGAAGGGCCGAGGATGA
- a CDS encoding adenosine deaminase — translation MTDLHPFIAGLPKAELHVHHVGSASPRIVAELAARHPDSKVPTDPEALSDYFVFTDFAHFIDVYLSVVDLVRTPEDVRLLTFEVARDMARQNIRYAELTITPYSSTRRGIDEHAFMAAIEDARRAAETELGVILRWCFDIPGEAGLEAAEETARLAVDLRPEGLVSFGLGGPEIGVPRPQFKPYFDRARAAGLRSVPHAGETTGPETVWDALNDLGAERIGHGTSSVQDPELLKHLAEHRIALEVCPTSNIATRAVERLEDHPIRQMVDAGVLVTVNSDDPPMFGTDLNNEYAVAARLLGLDERGVAALAKNAVEASFLDEAGKARIVEEIDTYTEQWLAR, via the coding sequence ATGACCGACCTGCATCCCTTCATCGCCGGACTCCCCAAGGCCGAACTGCACGTCCACCACGTCGGCTCCGCCTCGCCCCGGATCGTCGCCGAGCTGGCGGCCCGCCACCCGGACTCCAAGGTTCCGACCGATCCGGAGGCGCTGAGCGACTACTTCGTCTTCACGGACTTCGCCCACTTCATCGACGTGTACCTGTCGGTGGTGGACCTGGTCCGCACCCCCGAGGACGTGCGCCTGCTGACCTTCGAGGTCGCCCGGGACATGGCCCGGCAGAACATCCGCTACGCCGAGCTGACCATCACCCCCTACAGCTCCACCCGCCGCGGCATCGACGAGCACGCCTTCATGGCGGCCATCGAGGACGCCCGCAGGGCCGCCGAGACCGAGCTCGGCGTGATCCTGCGCTGGTGCTTCGACATCCCCGGCGAGGCGGGCCTGGAGGCGGCGGAGGAGACCGCGCGCCTGGCGGTCGACCTGCGCCCGGAGGGCCTGGTCTCCTTCGGACTCGGCGGCCCCGAGATCGGCGTGCCGCGCCCGCAGTTCAAGCCGTACTTCGACCGTGCCCGCGCGGCCGGTCTGCGCTCGGTGCCGCACGCGGGCGAGACGACGGGCCCGGAGACGGTCTGGGACGCCCTGAACGACCTGGGCGCCGAGCGCATCGGTCACGGCACCAGCTCGGTCCAGGACCCGGAGCTCCTCAAGCACCTGGCCGAGCACCGGATCGCCCTGGAGGTCTGCCCGACCTCGAACATCGCCACCCGCGCGGTGGAGCGCCTGGAGGACCACCCCATCCGGCAGATGGTGGACGCGGGCGTGCTGGTGACCGTCAACAGCGACGACCCGCCGATGTTCGGCACGGACCTCAACAACGAGTACGCCGTCGCCGCCCGCCTGCTCGGCCTGGACGAGCGCGGTGTCGCCGCGCTCGCCAAGAACGCGGTGGAGGCCTCGTTCCTCGACGAGGCGGGCAAGGCCAGGATCGTCGAGGAGATCGACACGTACACGGAGCAGTGGCTGGCGCGCTGA